In Methanofervidicoccus sp. A16, the sequence GTCTCCATAACTCCTGATGGGGAGTATGTGGTTGCTGGGAGTGGGATATATGTCTATCTCTTCAACAAAAGAGGAAAAGTGTTGTGGAAGTATAAGACAGATGGTTGGGTTTACTCAGTCTCCATAACTCCTGATGGGGAGTATGTGGTTGCTGGGAGTGAGAATAAACATGTCTACCTCTTCAACAAAAGAGGAGAGTTGTTATGGGAGTATAAGACATATGATAAAGTATACTCAGTCTCCATAACTCCTGATGGGGAGTATGTGGTTGCTGGGAGTGAGAATAAACATGTCTACCTCTTCAACAAAAGAGGAGAGTTGTTATGGGAGTATTGGACAGGTAGTGTTAACTCAATCTCCATAACTCCTGATGGGGAGTATGTGGTTGCTGGGAGTGGATGGGAAGTTTACCTCTTCAACAAAAGAGGAGAGTTGTTGTGGAAGTATTGGACAGGTGGTAGTGTTTACTCAGTCTCCATAACTCCTGATGGGGAGTATGTGGTTGCTGGGAGTGAGAATAAACATGTCTACCTCTTCAACAAAAGAGGAGAGTTGTTATGGGAGTATAAGACAGATTATATTGTATGGTCAGTCTCCATAACTCCTGATAGAAAATATATAACTGCTGGAGGAGGTAGTGTCTATCTCTTTATCTCATTAGATATAGTATCAAAAACAATAAAAAACGCTAAATCAACAATCTCTCAAATAAAATCCAAATACAGTGTTAAAGAGGCTGAACACCTACTTTCCCAGGCAGAATTAGCATTTAAGGAAGAAAATTATTTAAAAGCAAGAGAACTTGCTCTAAAGGCTAAGGAAAAAGCAATAGAAATAAATAAACAGGCTGAAAAAGCTGAAAATGCTATAAAAAACGCTAAATCAACAATTTCTCAAATAAAATCCAAATACAGTGTTAAAGAGGCTGAGCATATACTTTCCCAGGCAGAATTAGCATTTAAAGAAGGAGAGTATTCCAAAGCAGAAGAACTTGCTCTAAAGGCTAAAGAGAGAGCAATAGAAATAAGTAAACAAGCAGAAAAAATTGAATCAAAAATAAAAAAACTAGAACCACAAACAAAAATAATCTACAACTTAGACAAATTACTAGAAAGTGCAAAAAAAGAACTTAAAGAAGGAAGCCTCCAAAACGCTTCATCATACCTCAACAAATGCGAAGAACTAATCAAAAAATCCAAACCAAAACTAAAAATCAAATTCCCAAACACATCCTTCACCTTAAACAAATGGACAAAAACGAATATAGAACTAACAAACGAGGGAGACGCCATAGCAAGAGAGATAACCCTCCAGTTCTCAGATGACATAGTGGTAAAAGACATACCAAAGATAGAAGTTAAACCAAGAAGTACACAAAAAATAGAACTAAACATAAAACCAGTATCCTTCGGAGACGTACCTCTCGAAGTTAAAATAAAATACCAAGATCACTTAAAAAGAAAGTACAAACTAGAAGATTTGATAGTACTCAAAGTCGAAGAAGAAACTACAACCAGAAACATAGACATACCTCAGATAATACCGCCGGAGGTATTCCCACCAGAACTCTCAGATAGATACACAGAAACAGAGTACATTGGAAAGGGAGGATTTGCAAGGGTATTCAAGGCAAAACGTAAAAAAGACGGAGAATTAGTGGCAGTTAAAATACCTATCTCCATAGATGAATCCACAGGGAAATCCTTCATAAGGGAGATAGAGAACTGGACAAAGTTAGATCATGAAAACATCGTCAAGGTTTACGACTACAACATCGTACCAATACCCTACTTCGAGGTAGAGTTGTGTGATCACTCATTGGCAGATATAGAGAAACCCTTAGATCCAGAGGAAGCAGGGAGGATAATATTCAACGTAGCAGAGGGATTAAAATACGCCCACTCCCAGAGGATCATCCACCAGGATCTAAAACCTCAGAATATACTACTTAAAAACAACATCCCAAAGATATC encodes:
- a CDS encoding DUF5711 family protein, with product MESFKEKNYGLLWEYDIGYIESISMSADGEYIAVGSGYGVSLFNREGELLWKYKTDRSVNSVSITPDGEYVVARSGYYIYLFNKRGELLWKYKTDDSVYSVSITPDGEYVVAGSWDKHVYLLNKRGELLWKYKTYDSVKSVSITPDGEYVVAGSRDDHVYLFNKRGELLWKYETGGGVNSVSITPDGEYVVAGSRDDHVYLFNKRGELLWKYETGGGVNSVSITPDGEYVVAGSWDDHVYLFNKRGELLWKYETGGGVNSVSITPDGEYVVAGSWDKHVYLFNKRGELLWKYKTGWYVYSVSITPDGEYVVAGSGIYVYLLNKRGELLWEYGIGSVKSVSITPDGEYVVAGSRDDHVYLFNKRGEVLWKYKTDGWVYSVSITPDGEYVVAGSRDDHVYLFNKRGEVLWKYKTDGWVYSVSITPDGEYVVAGSGIYVYLFNKRGKVLWKYKTDGWVYSVSITPDGEYVVAGSENKHVYLFNKRGELLWEYKTYDKVYSVSITPDGEYVVAGSENKHVYLFNKRGELLWEYWTGSVNSISITPDGEYVVAGSGWEVYLFNKRGELLWKYWTGGSVYSVSITPDGEYVVAGSENKHVYLFNKRGELLWEYKTDYIVWSVSITPDRKYITAGGGSVYLFISLDIVSKTIKNAKSTISQIKSKYSVKEAEHLLSQAELAFKEENYLKARELALKAKEKAIEINKQAEKAENAIKNAKSTISQIKSKYSVKEAEHILSQAELAFKEGEYSKAEELALKAKERAIEISKQAEKIESKIKKLEPQTKIIYNLDKLLESAKKELKEGSLQNASSYLNKCEELIKKSKPKLKIKFPNTSFTLNKWTKTNIELTNEGDAIAREITLQFSDDIVVKDIPKIEVKPRSTQKIELNIKPVSFGDVPLEVKIKYQDHLKRKYKLEDLIVLKVEEETTTRNIDIPQIIPPEVFPPELSDRYTETEYIGKGGFARVFKAKRKKDGELVAVKIPISIDESTGKSFIREIENWTKLDHENIVKVYDYNIVPIPYFEVELCDHSLADIEKPLDPEEAGRIIFNVAEGLKYAHSQRIIHQDLKPQNILLKNNIPKISDWGLSKVMTESTSYSTTGGGYTLFYASPEQINGEKRDNRTDIWQLGVIFYELVTGDLPFKGENPIEVASAIILKDPVKPSEINPEAKEVEDIIMKCLEKNKEKRYQSVKELQKDLAEYLGIKYRESLRLSVSRRDFRKSAYYCAELLLLNMKINNIVGAYNYAVDLLDYTKGEDREIIQKLCNQLKTRIEYGINEIPEELIKEVEVIIKKLRRV